A genomic region of Deltaproteobacteria bacterium contains the following coding sequences:
- a CDS encoding LLM class flavin-dependent oxidoreductase, which translates to MAIFSGEFGLQFVLQAASYYTTRELVELAELGAERGFKQVWLSDSLRYRNVLSVATAIAARAPLKVGTAILVPYFRNPIDVADSVLAISELTDGREISLGIAKGSKGQVPQYLEMRKPFRVVRETVGFLGTLFRGERVRFDEYPALCDYFHMNPRGHIELVRPPAAPVRFYGGGVGPRFLAIAGETMEGVLMGGYFISMHKLGRLEQAMAGADAAARAVDPDKKLRKVCEINLAVSEQPEEALAEAKKYSAHHMVSLQALGYSAEEFARIGIDYEQVNRIREALHSGVTIEQASRELVTDAMPRACFVAGRPSDCVEPILELAAEAERLGFQQISFAKLGRDYASVIRFLSDEIVPRLS; encoded by the coding sequence ATGGCGATATTCTCGGGGGAGTTCGGGCTCCAGTTCGTGCTGCAGGCGGCTTCCTACTACACGACGCGGGAGCTGGTGGAGCTGGCCGAGCTCGGAGCCGAGAGGGGCTTCAAGCAGGTCTGGCTCAGTGATTCGCTCCGTTACCGCAACGTGCTGAGCGTCGCGACGGCCATCGCCGCCCGCGCGCCCCTGAAGGTCGGCACCGCCATCCTGGTGCCCTATTTTCGCAATCCCATCGACGTGGCCGACTCGGTGCTGGCCATCTCCGAACTCACCGACGGCCGTGAGATCAGCCTCGGCATCGCCAAGGGCAGCAAGGGGCAGGTGCCGCAGTACCTGGAGATGCGCAAGCCGTTCCGCGTGGTGCGGGAGACGGTGGGCTTTCTCGGCACCTTGTTCCGCGGCGAAAGGGTGCGATTCGACGAGTACCCTGCGCTGTGCGACTACTTCCACATGAACCCCCGCGGGCACATCGAGCTGGTGCGCCCTCCCGCGGCGCCGGTGCGTTTCTACGGCGGCGGCGTGGGGCCCCGGTTCCTGGCCATCGCCGGCGAGACCATGGAGGGGGTGCTCATGGGCGGGTACTTCATCTCCATGCACAAGCTCGGCCGTCTGGAGCAGGCCATGGCGGGCGCGGACGCCGCCGCCCGGGCGGTGGACCCGGACAAGAAGCTGCGGAAGGTGTGCGAGATCAACCTGGCGGTATCGGAGCAGCCGGAGGAGGCGCTGGCCGAGGCCAAGAAGTACTCGGCCCACCACATGGTGAGCCTCCAGGCCCTGGGATACAGCGCCGAGGAGTTCGCGCGGATCGGCATCGACTACGAGCAGGTCAACCGCATCCGGGAGGCGCTTCACTCGGGAGTGACCATCGAGCAGGCCTCGCGGGAACTGGTGACCGACGCCATGCCGCGGGCGTGCTTCGTCGCGGGCCGGCCGTCGGACTGCGTGGAACCGATCCTGGAGCTCGCGGCCGAAGCCGAGCGCCTCGGGTTCCAACAGATCTCCTTCGCCAAGCTCGGCCGGGACTACGCCTCGGTGATCCGGTTCCTGAGCGACGAGATCGTTCCCAGGTTGTCGTAG
- the htpX gene encoding protease HtpX, with the protein MKRVFLFLITNLAIVFVLAVALRVFGLEWLLFQYGIDFWPLLAFSFIFGMGGAFISLRISKWTAKRWMGLTVIDEPRNNTEIWLVNTVQNYARAANIAMPEVAVYDSPEPNAFATGPSRNNSLVAVSTGLLRAMKPDQASAVLGHEVSHVANGDMVTLTLLQGVLNTFVIFLSRVIGYVVDRALHRDGEGGYGMGYFVTVIVTQILLGILASIVVSWYSRRREYRADAGGAYLAGRGNMIGALEALQRSVEPEHMPEQLEAMGIAGVRKGGLRMLFASHPPMEDRIAALREERHAAGT; encoded by the coding sequence ATGAAACGCGTTTTTCTTTTTCTGATCACCAACCTTGCGATCGTTTTCGTGCTGGCCGTTGCGCTCCGTGTATTCGGCCTTGAGTGGTTGCTTTTTCAATACGGCATCGACTTCTGGCCGCTGCTGGCCTTCTCCTTCATCTTCGGCATGGGCGGCGCGTTCATCTCGCTACGCATCTCCAAGTGGACGGCCAAGCGATGGATGGGGTTGACGGTCATCGATGAGCCCCGGAACAACACCGAGATCTGGCTCGTCAATACCGTGCAGAACTACGCCCGGGCGGCGAACATCGCCATGCCCGAGGTGGCGGTCTACGATTCCCCGGAGCCCAACGCCTTTGCCACGGGCCCGAGCCGCAACAACTCGCTGGTGGCGGTGAGCACGGGACTGTTGCGGGCCATGAAGCCGGATCAGGCCTCCGCCGTGCTGGGCCACGAGGTGAGCCACGTGGCCAACGGCGACATGGTGACGCTGACCCTGCTCCAGGGCGTTCTCAACACCTTCGTGATCTTCCTTTCCCGCGTGATCGGGTACGTCGTGGACCGCGCACTCCACAGGGACGGCGAAGGGGGCTACGGCATGGGCTACTTCGTCACCGTGATCGTCACGCAGATCCTGCTCGGTATCCTGGCCAGCATCGTGGTCTCCTGGTACTCGCGCCGGCGCGAGTACCGAGCCGACGCCGGCGGCGCGTATCTGGCCGGCAGAGGCAACATGATCGGCGCCCTCGAGGCGCTCCAACGCAGCGTGGAGCCCGAGCACATGCCGGAACAGTTGGAGGCAATGGGGATCGCGGGCGTCCGCAAGGGCGGGCTGCGGATGCTCTTCGCCAGCCATCCTCCCATGGAGGACCGGATCGCCGCGCTCCGGGAAGAACGCCACGCCGCCGGCACCTAG
- a CDS encoding MBL fold metallo-hydrolase: MKMSRTIVPLILIFGLALSSAGSAQLVAPASPGDAGLVIKWLGTAGWEIKTPAGTTILIDPFLTRKPPDREARWESDEEVVFKHVKGADYIFAGHSHGDHVGDLPLIAKKFGARIIGSRTTMNLALSAGVPPSQITMISGGENLDFKEFTVDVIPSEHRIARGRTSPPRLRELYDPVSTIMGRHFLIGGSFLYNFTFGSRRVLHQSTANFIVENLEGSNPDVALLAQGYRSYDLDAALRAMKPKVIIMHHFDQWRVPFAEGIKSRNERRARHFRRGIKGVDPRIEVVIPEFLKPYVLKLEE; encoded by the coding sequence ATGAAGATGTCAAGAACGATTGTCCCGTTGATCTTGATATTCGGTCTCGCGCTCTCTTCCGCGGGGTCAGCTCAACTCGTCGCACCGGCCAGCCCCGGAGATGCGGGCCTTGTGATAAAGTGGCTCGGGACGGCCGGCTGGGAGATCAAGACGCCGGCGGGGACGACGATCCTGATCGACCCATTCCTTACGCGGAAGCCGCCGGATCGCGAAGCCCGATGGGAGTCCGACGAAGAGGTCGTGTTCAAGCACGTGAAAGGGGCGGACTACATCTTCGCCGGACACAGCCATGGCGATCATGTCGGCGACCTGCCTCTCATAGCCAAGAAGTTCGGGGCCAGGATCATCGGTTCGAGGACGACGATGAACCTTGCCCTTTCCGCCGGGGTTCCGCCGTCACAGATCACAATGATCAGCGGTGGCGAAAACCTCGACTTCAAAGAGTTTACCGTGGATGTGATACCGAGCGAGCACCGCATCGCTAGAGGTCGGACCAGCCCACCTCGGCTCAGAGAGCTTTATGACCCCGTTTCGACGATCATGGGCAGGCACTTTCTCATCGGCGGCAGCTTCCTCTACAACTTCACCTTCGGGTCACGGCGTGTGCTCCACCAAAGCACGGCGAACTTCATCGTAGAGAATCTGGAAGGCAGTAATCCCGACGTGGCTCTGCTTGCCCAGGGCTACAGGAGTTACGACTTGGATGCGGCGCTACGGGCCATGAAACCCAAGGTGATCATCATGCACCATTTCGATCAATGGCGGGTTCCGTTTGCCGAAGGAATCAAGAGCAGGAACGAACGGCGTGCACGGCATTTCAGGCGAGGGATCAAGGGCGTGGATCCGCGAATCGAGGTGGTCATCCCCGAGTTCCTGAAGCCCTACGTCCTGAAACTCGAAGAATAG
- a CDS encoding MFS transporter, translating to MGTLLSRLFAGLRYRNYRLYWLGQLSSVLALNMEMAAQAWLVFLLTDSPLMLGVAGIVYAVPRVSLVLVGGAIADRADKRRIMVCTQSLLALAYLVLGLLILTERIMFWHVLVFAFNSGLMRSFDRPSRYALLPEMVPREEIANAVALGSSVWQACRLVGPGLAGLLIHWFGVGHTFIACFVSSAAAVALWAFIRTRPLIGQPEGGVWRNILAGLHFVRHNQLFYSLLGLTCFNSLFGMSYVILLPVFARTILEVDSRGFGLLQSFSGVGALIGTLIVAYLAQAGRRGWQVLVGSAIFGSLLMLFAYSSSFALSLGLIFVLGLFNQIYLTSINTILQLNLPNELRGRVLGLFGLTWDLMPLGGAISGTVAEFAGAPTAVAMGGFLVAALGLYGLARLPAVREIE from the coding sequence ATGGGAACCCTGCTGAGCCGGCTGTTCGCCGGGTTGCGCTACCGCAACTACCGTCTCTATTGGCTTGGACAGCTCTCCTCCGTGCTGGCGCTCAACATGGAGATGGCCGCGCAGGCATGGCTGGTGTTCCTGTTGACGGACTCGCCGTTGATGCTGGGGGTGGCCGGGATCGTCTACGCGGTGCCGCGGGTGTCGCTGGTGCTGGTGGGCGGGGCCATCGCCGACCGCGCCGACAAGCGCCGCATCATGGTGTGCACCCAGTCGCTGCTGGCCCTGGCCTATCTCGTGCTGGGACTGCTGATACTGACCGAGCGCATCATGTTCTGGCACGTGCTCGTGTTCGCGTTCAACTCGGGCTTGATGCGCTCGTTCGACCGCCCCAGCCGCTACGCGCTGCTGCCGGAGATGGTGCCGCGGGAGGAGATCGCCAACGCGGTGGCGCTGGGCAGCTCGGTGTGGCAGGCGTGCCGCCTGGTGGGTCCCGGCCTAGCCGGCCTGCTCATCCATTGGTTCGGCGTGGGCCATACCTTCATCGCCTGCTTCGTGAGTTCCGCGGCGGCGGTGGCCCTGTGGGCGTTCATCCGCACCCGCCCCCTCATCGGTCAACCGGAGGGCGGCGTCTGGCGCAACATCCTGGCCGGCCTCCACTTCGTGCGCCACAACCAGCTCTTCTACAGCCTGCTGGGGCTCACGTGCTTCAACAGCCTGTTCGGCATGTCCTACGTGATCCTGCTGCCGGTGTTCGCGCGCACCATCCTGGAAGTGGACTCGCGCGGGTTCGGGTTGCTCCAGTCGTTCTCCGGCGTAGGCGCGCTCATCGGCACGCTGATCGTCGCCTACCTGGCCCAGGCCGGACGCCGGGGCTGGCAGGTGCTGGTGGGATCGGCGATCTTCGGCTCGCTGCTCATGCTGTTCGCGTACTCGTCCTCGTTCGCGCTTTCGCTGGGCCTGATCTTCGTCCTGGGCCTGTTCAACCAGATCTACCTCACCTCCATCAACACCATCCTCCAACTGAACCTGCCCAACGAGTTGCGCGGCCGGGTCCTCGGGCTCTTCGGCCTCACCTGGGACCTCATGCCACTGGGCGGCGCCATCTCCGGCACCGTGGCCGAGTTCGCCGGCGCTCCCACGGCCGTGGCCATGGGCGGTTTCCTGGTGGCGGCGCTGGGGTTGTACGGTCTGGCGCGGCTGCCCGCGGTGCGCGAGATCGAGTAG